A stretch of the Desulfobaculum bizertense DSM 18034 genome encodes the following:
- the xerD gene encoding site-specific tyrosine recombinase XerD — protein sequence MSTQQQDTIAPGARKHVTHPFLDTYLEYLLVVRGLSENSLKAYESDLSGFVAFLKEKRAQLENITQEDLSLYLYYLRSKGLQNRSLARNMSALRGFFSWLDEQGKLPGNPAEYLENPKLPQKLPEVLSKEEMAAVLEQPRTEEKLGFRDRTMLELLYAAGLRVSELIQLKPFDFDPQVGVLKVFGKGAKERLVPIHFAAQEFLETYINHWRSSFSPVEDKLFLNRSGKGLTRQAVWKCVKRYAAQAGITREISPHTFRHSFATHLLEGGADLRTVQVLLGHADISATEIYTHVQSGRLRRMHNDFHPRSSIKTENEHPASNLKD from the coding sequence ATGAGCACTCAGCAGCAGGACACCATCGCTCCCGGAGCAAGAAAACACGTAACGCACCCTTTTCTTGATACCTACCTCGAATACCTCCTTGTTGTTCGCGGCCTTTCTGAGAACTCGCTCAAAGCATACGAAAGCGATCTTTCCGGCTTTGTTGCATTTCTAAAGGAAAAACGAGCACAACTCGAAAATATTACCCAGGAAGATCTCTCCCTATATCTGTATTACCTGCGAAGCAAAGGACTCCAAAACAGGAGTCTGGCCCGTAACATGTCTGCCCTTCGCGGTTTTTTTTCATGGCTTGATGAGCAGGGAAAACTTCCGGGAAATCCCGCAGAGTACCTTGAGAACCCCAAACTTCCGCAAAAGCTGCCAGAAGTTTTGAGCAAAGAAGAAATGGCCGCTGTCCTTGAGCAGCCCCGAACAGAAGAAAAACTTGGCTTTAGAGACAGAACGATGCTTGAACTCCTCTATGCCGCAGGTCTTCGTGTCTCGGAACTTATCCAGCTCAAACCTTTTGACTTTGATCCTCAGGTCGGCGTCCTCAAGGTCTTTGGTAAAGGGGCAAAAGAACGCCTTGTCCCCATCCACTTCGCAGCACAGGAGTTTCTGGAAACATACATTAACCACTGGCGTTCCAGCTTCTCCCCTGTTGAAGATAAACTTTTCCTCAACCGTTCAGGCAAAGGACTTACCCGTCAGGCCGTATGGAAGTGCGTTAAACGGTACGCAGCGCAGGCCGGGATAACGCGGGAAATATCCCCGCATACCTTTCGCCACTCCTTTGCAACCCATCTCTTGGAAGGCGGTGCAGACCTCCGCACAGTTCAGGTCCTTCTCGGGCACGCAGACATTTCTGCGACAGAGATTTATACTCATGTCCAAAGTGGCCGGCTGCGACGCATGCACAACGACTTCCATCCGCGTTCCAGCATTAAGACAGAAAACGAGCACCCTGCTTCAAACTTAAAGGATTAG
- a CDS encoding LL-diaminopimelate aminotransferase produces MSNFKFADRIAQLPPYLFAQIDKVKKEVAARGVDIISLGIGDPDLPTPDFIIDALHASAKKPVNHQYPDYEGLDEFREAVARWYNGRFGVELDSTNEIVNLIGSKEGIAHFAMAFTNPGDLNLVCTPHYPVYPIATSFCGGETKFLAQVEENDFLPNLDEISAEDWERAKSIYVNFPNNPTAAMATPEFFQKLVDRARETNTIIVHDAAYTEIYYDANKKPMSILETPGAKDVAIEFHSLSKTYNMTGWRVGMAVGNSQLIAGLGKIKTNVDSGCFQAVQEAAIIALDKGEPYVEENRKVYRERRDIMIAALKKAGIECRVPDATIYLWAKVPAGYTSADFVTKVMEEKGVVLTPGSGFGEPGEGYFRISLTVPSERLEEAAERIASL; encoded by the coding sequence GTGTCGAATTTTAAGTTTGCAGACAGGATTGCACAGCTTCCACCGTACCTTTTTGCCCAGATTGATAAGGTCAAAAAGGAAGTCGCGGCCCGTGGAGTTGACATCATTAGCCTTGGCATTGGTGATCCCGATCTCCCAACTCCCGATTTTATCATCGATGCCCTGCACGCTTCCGCTAAAAAGCCTGTCAATCATCAGTATCCTGATTACGAGGGTCTTGACGAATTCCGCGAAGCAGTTGCCAGATGGTATAATGGCCGTTTTGGCGTCGAGCTGGATTCCACCAATGAAATTGTGAACCTGATTGGTTCCAAAGAGGGCATTGCCCATTTTGCAATGGCATTCACGAACCCCGGTGATTTAAATCTGGTGTGCACTCCCCATTACCCAGTTTATCCCATTGCAACGAGTTTTTGTGGCGGTGAAACCAAGTTCTTGGCTCAGGTAGAGGAAAATGACTTCCTGCCAAATCTCGATGAGATTTCTGCGGAAGATTGGGAACGCGCAAAGTCCATCTATGTGAACTTCCCGAATAACCCTACAGCAGCAATGGCTACACCTGAGTTTTTCCAGAAGCTGGTAGACCGTGCTCGTGAGACCAATACCATTATTGTTCACGATGCTGCGTACACCGAGATTTACTACGATGCGAACAAGAAGCCGATGTCTATTCTTGAGACTCCCGGCGCAAAAGATGTCGCTATCGAATTCCACTCCCTGTCCAAGACATATAATATGACTGGCTGGCGTGTGGGTATGGCAGTGGGTAACTCCCAGCTCATTGCTGGTCTTGGCAAGATCAAGACAAATGTTGACTCTGGCTGTTTCCAGGCTGTTCAGGAAGCTGCGATTATTGCTCTTGATAAGGGTGAGCCTTATGTTGAGGAGAATCGGAAAGTGTACCGTGAACGTCGCGACATCATGATCGCTGCCTTGAAAAAGGCTGGGATTGAGTGCCGTGTGCCTGATGCAACTATTTATCTGTGGGCAAAGGTTCCAGCTGGATACACTTCCGCAGATTTTGTTACGAAGGTTATGGAAGAAAAGGGTGTTGTCCTTACTCCTGGTAGCGGTTTTGGCGAACCTGGAGAGGGATATTTCCGTATTTCTCTGACTGTACCTTCTGAGCGCCTTGAGGAAGCAGCTGAGCGTATTGCCAGCCTGTAA
- the folK gene encoding 2-amino-4-hydroxy-6-hydroxymethyldihydropteridine diphosphokinase encodes MTEAFICLGSNLGNPEQNLTDALERIENEEGIRIKTLSSVYFTEPQNVKEQPWFANRVACLECDEHLSATELLKILLRIEIELGRDRSGAAVRFGPRMIDLDILFFGQDVVTSELLTLPHPRMTERAFVLVPLAEIASDMALPGKKILVREALNALSYRVDGQKIWQDE; translated from the coding sequence ATGACAGAAGCGTTTATTTGCCTTGGTTCCAACCTTGGCAACCCAGAGCAGAATCTTACTGATGCTTTGGAACGGATTGAAAATGAGGAAGGGATTCGAATAAAGACACTGTCTTCGGTGTACTTTACAGAACCTCAGAACGTGAAAGAGCAGCCGTGGTTTGCAAACCGCGTGGCGTGTCTGGAATGTGATGAGCACCTTTCCGCCACAGAGCTTTTGAAAATCCTTTTACGGATTGAAATAGAGCTTGGAAGAGACCGAAGCGGTGCCGCGGTCCGTTTTGGTCCTCGCATGATTGATTTGGATATTTTGTTTTTTGGTCAGGATGTGGTGACGAGTGAGCTTTTGACTTTACCTCATCCCAGAATGACAGAACGGGCTTTTGTGCTGGTGCCTTTGGCAGAAATAGCTAGTGACATGGCCTTGCCCGGGAAAAAAATCTTGGTACGGGAAGCTCTTAATGCGCTTTCGTATCGGGTGGACGGACAAAAGATCTGGCAAGACGAATAG
- the fsa gene encoding fructose-6-phosphate aldolase, with translation MKFFIDTANLAEIREAKEFGLVDGVTTNPSLFAKESENWRTLAEKICQEIEGPVSLEVVGTTAKDMVQEARELVKIGPNVVVKIPMLLEGMKAVKILKEEGIETNVTLCFSPLQALMAAKAGASYISPFVGRLDDMSSEGMELVEQIMTIYGNYNFATQVLVASIRNPVHILQAALLGADVATVPFGVFGKLAKHPLTDIGLEKFLADWENAPKK, from the coding sequence ATGAAATTTTTTATAGATACTGCAAACCTTGCTGAAATCAGAGAAGCCAAAGAATTTGGGCTTGTTGATGGCGTAACAACGAATCCTTCGCTGTTTGCGAAGGAGAGTGAGAACTGGCGCACTCTTGCTGAGAAAATTTGTCAAGAGATAGAAGGGCCAGTGAGCCTGGAAGTTGTTGGGACGACGGCAAAGGATATGGTTCAGGAAGCACGAGAGCTGGTTAAGATCGGTCCCAATGTTGTTGTAAAGATTCCGATGCTGCTGGAAGGAATGAAGGCCGTCAAGATATTGAAGGAAGAAGGAATCGAAACGAATGTGACGTTGTGTTTTTCTCCGCTTCAGGCATTGATGGCGGCGAAAGCTGGCGCGTCGTATATTAGTCCTTTTGTGGGTAGGCTCGATGACATGTCATCGGAAGGAATGGAACTCGTCGAGCAGATTATGACTATTTATGGGAATTATAATTTCGCTACGCAAGTCCTCGTCGCGAGCATTCGAAATCCCGTACACATTTTGCAAGCGGCTTTGCTTGGTGCAGATGTCGCGACAGTCCCCTTTGGCGTATTCGGAAAACTCGCTAAACACCCGTTAACGGATATAGGACTAGAAAAATTTCTTGCTGACTGGGAAAATGCTCCTAAAAAATAA
- a CDS encoding lysophospholipid acyltransferase family protein: MKEVALEAIARMGQRLSFESVERLGAGLGKLLWAVLKSRRELATEAVEHQLQVSRGEAERIARESFMHSGRSFVEIFKSRDVDWGFAHQKIKIADPEAFERVRTADAPVVVATAHMGAWELLTGMLELYASNDVPKAVVVRRPRGDALANVMKSLRTQPNVEIFHHRNVALKVLRVLRKKGMVGFLVDHNCSTSEAVFLPFLRDFAAVNMGPALLALRSKAYVCPVFLLRDGNGAFEVHCEEMLDTRELTGSREERIQKVCEFYTGAVQRIVQRYPEQWFWMHKRWKTQPAKDWEFPGLFLEERGLK, from the coding sequence ATGAAAGAAGTTGCGCTTGAAGCGATAGCCCGGATGGGGCAACGTTTGAGTTTTGAATCTGTTGAGCGGCTTGGCGCTGGGCTAGGCAAGCTCTTGTGGGCTGTGCTGAAGAGTCGCCGAGAGCTTGCGACTGAGGCCGTTGAGCATCAGCTTCAGGTGTCTCGTGGTGAGGCTGAGAGAATTGCTCGAGAGAGCTTTATGCACAGTGGGCGTTCTTTTGTTGAAATATTTAAATCTCGGGATGTTGATTGGGGTTTTGCCCATCAAAAGATTAAAATTGCGGATCCGGAGGCTTTTGAACGGGTGCGCACCGCAGATGCACCTGTTGTTGTGGCGACAGCGCATATGGGAGCCTGGGAACTGCTGACCGGGATGCTTGAGCTGTATGCGTCCAATGATGTTCCAAAGGCCGTTGTTGTTCGTCGTCCCCGGGGCGATGCCTTGGCAAATGTGATGAAGAGCCTGAGGACGCAGCCAAATGTTGAGATTTTCCATCATCGTAACGTCGCGCTCAAAGTTTTGCGTGTTTTGCGTAAGAAGGGCATGGTTGGTTTTTTAGTTGACCACAATTGCAGCACTTCTGAAGCTGTTTTTCTTCCCTTTTTGCGCGACTTTGCGGCTGTAAATATGGGGCCAGCTTTGCTTGCCTTGCGATCTAAGGCGTATGTTTGTCCCGTATTTCTTTTGCGAGATGGCAATGGCGCTTTTGAGGTGCATTGCGAAGAGATGCTCGACACCAGAGAACTGACGGGAAGCCGGGAAGAGCGGATTCAGAAGGTCTGTGAATTCTATACGGGAGCGGTTCAGCGCATTGTTCAGCGGTATCCTGAACAGTGGTTCTGGATGCATAAGCGCTGGAAGACGCAGCCGGCCAAAGATTGGGAATTTCCTGGGTTATTTTTGGAAGAGCGGGGCCTAAAGTAA
- a CDS encoding polysaccharide deacetylase family protein, whose amino-acid sequence MLWAKLLGKSSVPVLCYHNIDGNGMPWKKFTAQMEWLKSAGVQTLTLGELKAFLEGKPLEAPSVCITFDDGFRDIYTRVSPYFESLGFHGVSFVINNRIRPEDEPGQDTEIIAHEAHRGFLQSGDRSAWMSLSEIRSIVENGTFEIGSHSMTHMMIPGDPQVEARHPDHWAHEGRSSEKTLSEIYPEFSIQAYLPDKHEFESKSSFKKRVRENISQSVTGLSKKIDISVKSLGWPWGAVAPEALEAVKQTSVEVAFSLKNGPVTPASNKYLINRLEVRRKKELLWFQSRIFLYSHAILGACYAGMRI is encoded by the coding sequence ATGCTCTGGGCTAAGCTACTTGGTAAAAGTTCTGTCCCTGTACTGTGTTATCATAACATAGACGGGAATGGGATGCCGTGGAAGAAGTTTACGGCACAAATGGAGTGGCTCAAAAGTGCAGGGGTTCAAACGCTGACGCTTGGCGAGCTAAAAGCCTTTTTGGAGGGGAAGCCTCTGGAGGCTCCCTCTGTGTGCATTACCTTTGATGATGGCTTCCGTGATATCTATACCCGTGTGAGTCCCTACTTTGAGTCTTTGGGATTCCACGGGGTTTCTTTTGTCATTAACAATCGCATTCGCCCAGAGGATGAACCGGGGCAAGACACTGAGATAATCGCTCACGAGGCTCATAGAGGCTTTTTGCAATCAGGGGATAGGTCAGCGTGGATGTCTCTCTCTGAAATTCGTTCTATCGTCGAAAATGGGACGTTTGAGATCGGTTCACATTCCATGACACATATGATGATCCCCGGAGATCCTCAAGTAGAGGCTCGGCATCCAGATCATTGGGCGCATGAAGGACGCAGCAGTGAAAAAACGCTTAGTGAAATTTACCCTGAGTTTTCAATACAGGCGTATTTACCAGATAAGCATGAATTTGAATCGAAAAGTAGCTTCAAAAAACGAGTAAGAGAAAATATAAGTCAGAGCGTTACCGGTTTAAGCAAAAAAATAGATATAAGCGTTAAATCGTTAGGCTGGCCGTGGGGAGCTGTAGCTCCGGAAGCGTTGGAAGCAGTCAAGCAAACCTCGGTTGAAGTTGCTTTTTCGCTTAAAAATGGCCCCGTGACCCCTGCTTCAAACAAATATTTGATTAATCGCTTGGAAGTTCGACGGAAGAAAGAGCTTTTGTGGTTCCAAAGCCGTATTTTTTTATACAGTCACGCAATCTTAGGCGCATGTTACGCGGGAATGAGGATATAA
- a CDS encoding lysophospholipid acyltransferase family protein yields the protein MKLKVNPVLLSYPMSWVYRLWCLTIRFTLENVAPLEREWAQGNLLTVGCWHNELFAFPANQMGKKWAGIASLSEDGAIAAGLVNRVGIATARGSSSRGGVRALMGACRLMKKEHRNGFVTVDGPRGPRHKVKEGVIFLAQKSRTKLVPVRIFPSRSYVFEKAWDKFILPHPFSSCRIVFGEPYEVTTEKLRGEVLAAEIQKFEDKMNALG from the coding sequence GTGAAGCTCAAAGTCAATCCTGTTCTCCTGTCTTATCCTATGTCATGGGTTTATCGCCTGTGGTGTTTGACTATTCGCTTTACGTTAGAAAACGTTGCGCCTTTGGAGAGAGAATGGGCACAAGGGAATCTTTTGACGGTTGGCTGCTGGCATAACGAGCTTTTTGCTTTTCCTGCGAACCAGATGGGCAAGAAGTGGGCTGGCATAGCGAGCTTGAGCGAAGATGGAGCAATAGCTGCGGGCCTTGTAAATCGGGTTGGAATTGCAACTGCCAGAGGTTCGAGTTCCCGTGGTGGCGTTCGTGCTCTTATGGGAGCCTGCCGTCTGATGAAAAAAGAGCATCGCAATGGTTTTGTGACTGTCGATGGCCCGCGAGGGCCTCGTCACAAAGTCAAGGAAGGTGTTATCTTTTTGGCGCAAAAGTCGCGGACCAAGCTTGTTCCAGTGCGTATTTTCCCGTCGCGGTCCTATGTTTTTGAAAAAGCGTGGGACAAGTTTATTTTGCCGCACCCGTTTTCGAGTTGTCGTATTGTTTTTGGTGAACCATACGAGGTGACAACGGAAAAGTTGCGCGGTGAAGTTCTGGCTGCAGAAATTCAGAAATTTGAGGATAAGATGAATGCTCTGGGCTAA
- a CDS encoding ABC transporter ATP-binding protein, with amino-acid sequence MALLKRCLGYFLPYKFRILLAIVSMAIVAACSGAAAYLVKPAFDDIFGNRNAQALVVIPLAYVVVFLLKGIFRYLQNYEMRMCGLKVLETLRNELHGKMMHLPVGFFEEQQVGNLMSRITMDVAMIRNSLPSIVMLIRQGLEMLGLIAVAFYQQPFLASIALIGFPVAVYPIIYFGKKLRKIGRKNQSKLADINIILQEIFSGIRVVKAFANEDRETQHFAEENNRLVRIAQKEVIFSELSSPVMDLVGAVGTAFVMWYGGTQVISGGTTPGAFFSFLVAVGLMYAPVKKLNSANMDIQRALAGAERVFDILDSPNYTVEKEGDKELTEDFRALDMQGVTLYYPGSDVPALKDITLRVNAGEKVALVGPSGAGKTTLVNLIPRFYTPAKGQIFFNGDAVEEYTLSSLRKSIGIVSQDTFLFNADVRMNIAYGQDEIDDARIATCVEMAYASDFIQSLPEGYDTVLGERGAKISGGQKQRLTIARALYKNPSLLILDEATSALDTQAERKVQAALENLMENRTSIVIAHRLSTILNADKIVVMDKGQIIAQGPHAELLESCELYARLYRIQFEDALNHSATPTSHAHSEEERA; translated from the coding sequence ATGGCGCTTCTGAAGCGCTGTCTTGGGTATTTTCTGCCGTATAAGTTTCGAATTTTGCTTGCCATTGTTTCTATGGCAATTGTGGCCGCCTGTTCTGGCGCAGCTGCGTATCTGGTTAAGCCAGCGTTTGATGATATTTTTGGTAACAGAAATGCTCAAGCGCTTGTTGTCATTCCCCTTGCGTATGTCGTTGTTTTTTTGTTGAAAGGTATTTTTAGATACCTTCAGAATTATGAAATGCGAATGTGCGGTCTCAAGGTTCTCGAAACTTTGCGGAATGAGCTGCATGGAAAGATGATGCACCTGCCTGTTGGGTTCTTTGAGGAACAGCAGGTCGGTAATTTGATGTCTCGAATCACTATGGACGTTGCCATGATTCGAAACAGCTTGCCTTCTATTGTCATGCTCATTCGGCAGGGACTTGAAATGCTTGGCCTGATCGCGGTTGCCTTTTATCAGCAGCCATTTTTGGCGAGTATTGCGCTGATTGGGTTTCCTGTTGCTGTCTATCCCATCATTTATTTTGGTAAAAAGTTGAGGAAAATTGGCCGGAAGAATCAGAGCAAGCTTGCAGACATCAATATTATCCTTCAGGAAATCTTTAGTGGCATTCGGGTCGTCAAAGCCTTTGCCAATGAAGACAGGGAAACACAGCATTTTGCAGAAGAGAATAACCGGCTTGTGCGCATTGCACAGAAAGAGGTTATTTTTAGTGAGCTGTCGTCGCCCGTGATGGATCTGGTTGGAGCTGTCGGAACCGCGTTTGTTATGTGGTACGGCGGAACGCAGGTTATTTCTGGTGGAACGACACCTGGCGCGTTTTTTTCTTTTCTTGTTGCGGTTGGTCTGATGTATGCGCCTGTGAAAAAGCTGAATAGTGCAAACATGGACATCCAGCGCGCTCTTGCTGGTGCTGAACGAGTTTTTGATATTTTGGATTCACCGAATTATACGGTTGAGAAAGAGGGTGACAAGGAACTGACCGAAGATTTTCGAGCCTTGGATATGCAGGGAGTCACTCTGTATTATCCTGGAAGTGATGTTCCTGCGCTGAAAGATATTACGCTGAGAGTCAATGCCGGAGAAAAGGTCGCGCTTGTTGGTCCCAGTGGCGCAGGTAAGACGACTTTGGTCAATTTGATTCCCCGTTTCTATACCCCGGCCAAAGGCCAGATCTTTTTTAATGGAGATGCTGTCGAAGAGTATACGCTTTCGTCACTGCGAAAAAGTATCGGCATTGTCAGTCAGGATACCTTCCTGTTTAATGCTGATGTGCGGATGAATATTGCGTATGGGCAGGATGAAATTGATGACGCGCGCATCGCAACCTGTGTTGAAATGGCCTACGCAAGTGACTTTATCCAAAGTCTGCCGGAAGGCTATGATACGGTTTTGGGTGAGCGTGGGGCAAAGATTTCTGGCGGCCAGAAGCAGCGTCTGACAATTGCGAGAGCATTGTACAAAAATCCATCACTTTTGATTCTGGATGAAGCCACCAGTGCGCTGGACACTCAGGCAGAGCGAAAGGTACAGGCTGCACTTGAAAATCTGATGGAAAACAGAACGAGCATTGTGATTGCTCATAGGCTGTCGACCATTTTGAATGCAGATAAGATTGTGGTTATGGATAAAGGCCAGATTATAGCGCAGGGACCACATGCGGAACTTTTGGAAAGCTGCGAACTCTACGCCCGTCTGTACAGGATTCAGTTTGAAGATGCCTTGAATCATTCTGCAACCCCTACTAGTCATGCTCATTCTGAGGAGGAACGCGCGTGA
- the yedF gene encoding sulfurtransferase-like selenium metabolism protein YedF, with amino-acid sequence MAEKIMDCKGLACPQPVLNAKKAIETEHPETLRILVDNEAAVQNVSRFVSSKGYTVDAKETGEKIWTLTAHRNDSSSDTEGCAECEVMTSQALEAIDQKVTVFIQRDTLGSGDDELGSKLMLNFLSTLPEFGDELWRVVLVNGGVKLTTEENPCCEKLKELEKMGAGILVCGTCLDHFGLLKQKAVGETTNMLDVVTSLQLASKVISV; translated from the coding sequence ATGGCAGAGAAAATCATGGACTGCAAAGGACTTGCCTGTCCTCAGCCCGTTCTGAATGCAAAAAAAGCTATTGAAACTGAGCACCCGGAAACACTGCGCATTTTGGTCGACAACGAAGCTGCCGTCCAGAATGTCAGCCGATTCGTTTCCTCCAAAGGATATACGGTTGACGCTAAAGAAACCGGCGAAAAAATTTGGACCCTGACAGCCCACCGTAACGACAGCTCCTCAGACACCGAGGGCTGCGCTGAGTGCGAAGTCATGACCTCACAGGCTCTGGAAGCCATCGACCAGAAAGTCACTGTCTTTATTCAGCGGGACACACTGGGTTCTGGTGACGATGAGCTGGGTTCCAAGCTTATGCTGAATTTTCTTTCCACTCTGCCCGAATTCGGTGACGAACTCTGGCGTGTTGTTCTTGTCAACGGCGGCGTCAAGCTCACAACCGAAGAGAATCCCTGCTGCGAAAAGCTCAAAGAGCTTGAAAAAATGGGTGCAGGCATTCTAGTTTGTGGCACCTGTCTTGACCATTTTGGTCTCCTGAAACAGAAAGCCGTCGGTGAAACCACAAATATGCTCGACGTTGTGACCAGTCTTCAGCTTGCTTCCAAGGTCATAAGCGTCTAA
- a CDS encoding pseudouridine synthase: MPNHTNKTTQAGASETKAPALLRINKALALAGVCSRRAADELVAAGRITVNGSLIAEAGTKIDPAKDEIAFDGKPVTIPHQGSEEHVYLMMNKPIEVMTTLSDPQGRRTILDILTPEQRQRRVFPIGRLDYFSEGLLLMTTDGELANRLTHPRWHLPKLYLVRVRGDVTRSKLEIMRNGMRLREGEELAPIEVRILPDDPGRGTVILMTLIQGINRQIRRMCRDLNLTVLGLRRIQQGPIGLDTLERGKARELTAEEVSRLKQAVGMEAKPAPPEKPQKAATPQKRERPARDNRAQYDTPHRQDKRRGRPTDSRSEHRSGKREDRDQRPRRSGDSAPRSRDQEQRPQRDRNSNRNSWGRRDNDSRPQRSRSGRNKGWNK, translated from the coding sequence ATGCCCAATCATACAAATAAAACAACACAAGCAGGGGCTTCGGAAACGAAAGCCCCTGCTCTTTTACGCATAAACAAGGCGCTTGCCCTCGCTGGCGTCTGCTCCCGACGAGCCGCTGACGAATTGGTCGCGGCTGGCCGCATCACGGTAAATGGCTCACTCATTGCCGAAGCAGGGACCAAAATCGACCCTGCCAAAGACGAAATTGCTTTTGATGGAAAGCCCGTCACCATCCCCCACCAAGGTTCAGAAGAACATGTCTACCTCATGATGAACAAGCCCATCGAGGTCATGACAACCCTGAGCGATCCACAGGGCCGGCGAACAATCCTCGACATCCTGACGCCAGAACAGCGCCAGCGCCGAGTTTTCCCTATTGGTCGCCTTGACTATTTTTCCGAAGGGCTTTTGCTGATGACCACGGACGGAGAGCTGGCAAACAGGCTGACTCATCCCCGCTGGCATCTGCCTAAGCTCTACCTTGTTCGTGTGCGCGGTGACGTCACCCGAAGCAAGCTTGAAATCATGCGTAACGGCATGCGTCTGCGTGAAGGCGAAGAACTGGCTCCTATTGAAGTCCGCATCCTTCCTGATGATCCGGGCCGCGGCACGGTTATCCTTATGACCCTGATTCAGGGCATTAACCGACAGATTCGCCGCATGTGCCGAGACCTGAATCTGACAGTTCTGGGTCTGCGCCGCATCCAGCAGGGACCAATCGGTCTTGATACGCTGGAACGTGGCAAAGCTCGTGAGCTTACAGCTGAAGAAGTCTCCCGCCTCAAGCAGGCCGTTGGCATGGAGGCGAAACCTGCGCCGCCCGAAAAGCCCCAAAAAGCTGCAACTCCACAAAAAAGGGAACGTCCAGCACGGGACAACAGGGCACAGTATGATACCCCGCACAGGCAGGACAAACGGCGTGGTCGCCCTACCGACTCTCGTTCCGAACACCGTTCAGGAAAAAGAGAAGACAGAGACCAGCGCCCAAGACGTTCTGGAGACTCAGCTCCACGAAGCCGGGATCAGGAACAGCGCCCGCAGCGCGACAGGAATTCCAACCGAAACAGCTGGGGACGCCGCGATAACGATTCAAGGCCACAGCGCTCCCGTTCGGGCCGCAACAAGGGCTGGAACAAATAA
- a CDS encoding LolA family protein has translation MSLTFLKRCACIAIIASLFVCLLGVPQAALAASKTQDVLVAVQKKYESVKGLSADITQVLTNASSGKVENRTGTLKFQQPALIRWKTLTPEPELLVVGKEKVWEYFPEEETAYVYERKQVIGSKTMLRFLSGQARLDEDFAVSLVDEKGASVKLELVPNEPEPNLVQAFVWVDTQNWLLERVQLIDFFGNVNDVTMSKVQENPSFVQDDFRFTPPKGTELVTNPAQPQ, from the coding sequence ATGTCTCTGACTTTTTTGAAAAGATGTGCATGTATTGCCATCATTGCAAGCCTGTTTGTCTGTCTGCTGGGTGTTCCGCAGGCAGCGCTTGCGGCTTCGAAAACTCAGGACGTGCTTGTCGCGGTCCAAAAAAAATATGAGAGCGTGAAGGGGCTGAGTGCAGACATTACGCAGGTCCTGACAAATGCTTCAAGTGGAAAGGTCGAGAATCGAACTGGAACCCTGAAGTTTCAGCAGCCTGCGCTCATTCGCTGGAAGACGCTGACGCCAGAACCAGAGCTGCTGGTTGTTGGCAAGGAGAAGGTCTGGGAGTACTTCCCGGAAGAAGAAACCGCATATGTCTATGAAAGAAAGCAGGTGATAGGTTCCAAGACGATGCTCCGCTTTCTCTCTGGACAGGCCCGGCTGGATGAAGATTTTGCGGTGAGTCTTGTTGATGAGAAAGGCGCAAGCGTGAAGCTGGAGCTGGTTCCCAATGAGCCAGAGCCGAATCTGGTTCAGGCCTTTGTGTGGGTTGATACCCAGAACTGGCTTCTTGAGCGGGTTCAGCTGATAGATTTTTTTGGAAATGTGAACGATGTGACCATGAGCAAGGTTCAGGAGAATCCCAGCTTTGTGCAGGATGACTTTCGCTTTACGCCCCCCAAGGGGACTGAGCTGGTGACAAATCCTGCTCAGCCTCAGTAA
- a CDS encoding L-2-amino-thiazoline-4-carboxylic acid hydrolase: MLHHIPYIEQRRVEAKMLRNVYEVLKSRSDETRALDLVRIIVEKAALEEGQAFALTAPDGKPSLEHFSQIADTWGENGALKFSRRELSGSTFILDVSSCAYARMYLDELGLSPSLAQTLGCHRDLAFAKGYSPHLQLARSSTLVENAAQVCPFRYVWTESRHPA; this comes from the coding sequence ATGCTGCACCATATCCCCTACATTGAGCAACGCAGGGTTGAGGCCAAAATGCTCCGAAACGTCTATGAGGTTCTCAAAAGCCGATCTGACGAAACACGAGCACTGGACCTCGTTCGTATCATTGTCGAAAAAGCTGCTTTAGAGGAGGGACAGGCCTTTGCGCTCACAGCCCCGGACGGGAAGCCCTCTCTTGAGCACTTTAGCCAGATTGCGGACACATGGGGAGAAAATGGCGCGCTGAAATTTAGCCGACGGGAGCTCTCCGGTTCAACCTTTATTCTTGATGTCAGTTCCTGTGCGTATGCCAGAATGTATCTGGATGAGCTTGGGCTCTCTCCGAGCCTTGCCCAGACTCTGGGATGCCACCGGGATTTGGCCTTTGCAAAAGGGTATTCGCCTCACCTTCAACTCGCTCGCTCATCGACTCTTGTCGAAAATGCCGCTCAGGTCTGCCCGTTCCGCTATGTCTGGACCGAAAGCAGACATCCAGCCTAA